GGTTAGGACTTAGAATTCCCTTCTTCAAAAACAATTTGGTGCATAGAATTGATTAATTTTCAATGTGAAActtatcaaaaaatttaaaacataattatgtttgtacttcaaaataaattttctagCTTTTAATATGCAAAATGTCAttctaaaatatgaattttttatcattattttttaaaaaaattatatctctGTCAATTAAGGTCAATTTCAAATCCAGAATTGGAGTAAGTTCACTGATCAAGAGTTTTTCCCTTTCTCAGTTCAGAATTAGTTTGGTTTTCAAGTAATGACAACATTACAACTTAAcctcattaattttatttagccTATGAACTATGAAGCAAAATAATTGGCTAATTTCAAGCTATATTAAAAGTACCAGTGCAAATGCTCTCTCAGGTAAGGATCACTAGGACCAGGGACATCCGGGTCAGTCATAATCTGCAAAGAGAAAAGGAGGCATTTATTTCAAATGATTGAAGTTTTGTAAGAAGTACTTTGTATTATTACagggaacataaaacaaaaaaacaaaaacagctcaagatttttttttatattattaaaaaaagaaaaaaatatataagtatacCAGTGTATAGAATGACCTCATATCTCCTCCACCAATCTCAACCTTCGGCCTTGTGGTAATTGTGGAAGGGAAGAACTCGTGCCCATTGTAGACTTGCTTCTTGTAAGTTACGGTCATTTTTATGGTTGGGGTGAAAGAGTCAAGAACATCTCCTATAACTCTCCCAATAAATAGAGGATCTGTCGACATCTTTGCCATTGTAAGAGCAACAAGGAAAACAAGAGGAAAGAGAATATAACTTAATGATTCATTACTTGTGAAGGGAAATGGGAGCACGAACTCCATATTTATAGCCTCTTAATAAAGGAAACTATATATTAAGAtaggtttctttttctttttcttttagtaaCAATACACCTTTCGTTGTTAAGTCAGTTTTgttgttttatcttttatttttcttatcaattttgttttttcaacttaaacttttaattagttgcaatatttttctttatgttaattttgttactTTGCTTAATGAAAGTGCATGCATTTACTTGCCATATATTGATGTTGTTAACTAAGCCTTAATTGACAACTAAATTCTCTAAAACTTGTTATTTGGAACAAAAAgaggactaaaataaaagttaattacagtaaatataaatgattaaattgataatttacacacaaaaattgaggttcattctttttcattttattcttctttcacGGAATGTGTCACGATTAATGTCCATCGGTGGGTATAGCCGTATAGGGCATTAATTAGTGGTAGTTTAGTCCTTTAGTGTCCACTTATAATGTTGTGTATATGAAAGTAGAAAATTAGGAAAATTAAGAAGAATGATTCAAGGTTTTCCTTTGTATAAAGTtatcaaaatatcaaataattctttatatttatttttaagtttcaatataatttttttctccaaaaaattaaaccatGTTTTAAGATGTGAGAAATGCTAGAAACATTATATCTAACACTCTTTTTTATATCCTATTTTTACTATTGTCTAAAATTGATTGGAAATCATCAATTTTGATGAATCATACTTTTAATTCAGGTCCGATGTCATTATATGAGAAGGGGATCCATCAAAATGAGTgatttacaataaattttagCTAATAGTAAAGTAAGTGTTAAATCTAATATTACTAGCATTTTCTCTTtaagatttttaattgtttataacGATACGTTAGAATGGGATACTAATTGTCATTTGATTGTCAATCGGTCCATGAATGACCAATATAGTACACAATTATATATCGAGTCTCAAGTGTTTAAGAATGATGGGGTTTAATAAAGTCTTGAGTCAAACGAAAAACACTTGTTACGATACACAATCCTTCCGTCTCAACTGCATAAGCACGATGAGAGTACATAGTCCTCCAACCTTAAGTACATAGTCTTGGACCGGACAACATACAACAGATAGAGTACATAGTCCTCCAGCCTTAAGTACACAAGTACAATGAGACTTGAAGTCTTAGGTCGATCAACGAACAACCAATATTATATACAGTCCTCTAGCCACGAGTGTGTGAATATGATGAGACTTGAAGTCTTAGGTCGGTCGACAAACAATTAATACAATACAAGAATTGAtttgacattaaattataaaatatagatatcaatttattattaaatatgtagAAGAcataattgttatatttttttacacatgCATAGactacaataaaatttatattctttcaaaaacaaaaaatttatcaatttacaCATTTAATGAACAAAATAATCATTTAGCAAAAACAATCCCGGCAAAgactattttttaatcttttaagacATGTGAaagtgatttattattattattaagacaCGAGCTCAACCAGAAACTTCTGAGAATGAGCAGAAGTACGGTACTCAAAATCTGGTCCGACCATTGGAATTTCGTTATTTGTACACGGACTTTCAAGAATTCTGAAAATTATACGGATATTCATAAAtataagtttaaaatatttaagattttcTTTTGGTAGGCAGTAAGAAATTCTTTATAAATAGTAAGAAATATAATcttaatttaactaataaatatttttcatcaataTTTGTAAATCACTACAAATTAAGAATTTtactaatatgtttttttaataaatactaaACTGTTAATGTTGACATCAAAGATCTACAAATTAAATGGTATAATATGTAAttgcaatgttttttttaaattggacAAGTAATTGAACATGGTAAAAATAATAGTTCAATTAACTGTGGTTAAATCATGGttagttattaaatttattttattaacatcatataatattttaaataataaaaaatattgtttaaaaattataaattaatacaaaaagctaaattatatgatttataacataaactttaataataattgaaaaaaataatttataagaaacatttaaatatacattttatttatctttaaatgttttatattaaatttaaaaaattaaaatgtataaatacCGAATCAAATGAGTTATCAAatttaaaccatttttttttaccaattctTACTTTTTTGAAATACTAAAGATTTTTATAGAAGAGACAGATTGATCACTTCTAATTAGACCagtcaaatttatatatatatatatatatatatatatatatatatatatatatatatatatatatattaaatatgagtatattttacgatattattagtatatatagatccgaaaaaaagttatacaaaaagtttagttttttaaaacaaaagctgCATTGACAAAAGAAATTCTAACAcataatatctttttatttgtaAGTAAAGGGTACATACTCTTTAGAGAATATTtggttttatattataaaagaaaatacatctaatatttttttttaaaattataaaaaaataaaactgtatCTATTAAGAGTGTCAGGGAGTGTATTGAATTATGATCttaaagaatttttaaaaactctttttagaaaagaaaatttcttgtagtattcaataaagatttttaattagtataaataaatattgtgatattcaattaagacttttaatattttttgagaaaaatactaaaatttgatggtatttaaaaataaactaattttaatggATTGTTTTTAAGAAAGATTTCGATGAATTCTTTCAGACTTTCTACTTTCTCACAcaaatctttaaaattttattagattttttttctttctttttctattgattcttagattttcttttatctcactACAAAtgccttcttctctcttttggaataaaaagagtaaaatatattcctctcttatgtatttttttctttgtttttaaaactaaaataatgttTCTTATTTGTTAACtaatcatatttcttttatattgattatgttCATAACTTGCTCTATACAATTAATATGATTATCATCCTTAATTTCATCATCCTCACTCAATAACTCTTCTCTCAATTTTCCACCCTCATTACTCTCTTCTAATACATGCTTATTATTGTATCTTATTTAAACATGTCATtagatttattataaaataattataagaataaataaaatcaaagaatttaatgtataattttaaatctattattcaaattcaaaagtaaaaatgaaaaaatattattgtaagAAAGATTAGTATATgagaacataataaaaattaatataactattaaaacattaaaaaaattattttggttgtacttttttttatccaaacatcatcatttttattattttttccactaacatgtgtaattttgaatgtatttttaaaaattcacataattcttttaaatcttataaatttataaaatcatttcaaatcttttaaattcttattatataaatctattaaaatccaaattataaaaaaatctaataaatcataatatttctgcataatttttaaattcataagattttttatactaaactaatcttttaaaatcctaattCAATACAATTCTCTTAATTAATGAGTCAATGTTtcactttaaattaattaaaaaaaatataaaactaatatatTAAAGTAGATAATAAACAtaggatttttctttttgatgctACGTAGGATTATTAGATGTCATCACTTTCAACGTACTGTTACTTTGACTCAATTCGCAAGCGTACTTCTCCCGGCTActtatgaagaaaatcattttccttctatttattttttatattacacgTGTATGTTTATGAATAGAAGGAAAAAATGGGACGGTCATTACACTCAAATCTTGAAGGGGAATCTTAATAtgttcaaattatattttttgaaaagcaAAATATACACCTTTTTTAAGAGGCAATTGTAACTTAtactttaacttttttaatgtaAATGAATTATCTTAATTTGAATAGTTGGTATTTagaaatgtttttatatttatttcctaTTTCCAACTATCATGTCTCTTATAactaaatttgaatatttttattattaattttaatattttaaaacataaaatgaaggtttaaatgttttattaataattttgaaatgtcTCATGAACACTTTGTttggatgaaaaataattttaaggaacacaaaaacaaaagaaaaataaaatgagtgaGAAATAGAGTAAAATTAAGATAGAAAAGATATAGTATCATTTAATGAGTAGAAATGAgggataaaataaatagaatgtttttctttatttgtcgGAATGAAGAGaagtaaataattatatacttttttgaaataataatatcatttaataaaaattcaaattctctactataattttttaataaaacattattttaaatcttttggATTTTAcattatagaaaataatatgtaacattaaaatttgttaaataatgCACTAATTATTTATTCGCTAACAATTAATGGTGTTATCTAAAATACATGTAAAGGAGTTGTGTGTTTtgagttactttttttttaacttaaattgtttataatataaatagatTTGAATTCGAGTCATTCAAATTAAGTaagaataaagtaaataattttagtcactaataaaaaaattaattattaatatttcatcACATCTATAATAAATTATGCATATGTAACTAATAATATCTAAAATTACTTATTCCACTTacttatttatgtttttctctCCGTTTTCCTTTCTCCCAACCAAAGATACGtggattattttaattaaattcaacttCTTGAATTTGAATCTCAAACAATGTAAAACATCAATGATAAACAAAAGATTAATtagcttttttcattttttttttcaagttagtctttaaaaaatataaaattattatttatgtcgtcattaattttaatctttcatataaaaaatttaagtaaaaatttacaaaatattttataaaaataatataataactctttaattttcataaaccTCTAAATAAAAGgagcaaattaaatttaaacaaacaaaaaataaaatccatctCCACTATATCTCTCTGGCTCTTCTCTCTCCCGCGCACACAACGTAGGGGTCCGTTCAATTGGTTCTTGATTGGGTAGTGTCTGGAGTCAGAAAAAGCACTATGTGTAATAATGCATGCTGGTACATCCTACCTTTAGCAACTTGTCAAATCAGTTTTGTTTTGTCAGAGAAtgaatctttaattttattattttaaaaaatatattgcacTAATAATATTATGGTATTATTaactcaaaaattaatttagtctcTACAAAagattaatagaaaaaattaaacatatttgtaatctttatacataaaattttaattaatatcattcttttaaattttgtagttCAACTTAATCAGCATGAACATTAaatctttttctaaaataatattatctaatATATGATTAAGTGACATATATTTAATCACATTTCatcattaatcattttaaaataaaatataatttaacaagATTAAATATGTGCCAAATTATTAATAagtgatggtaaaaaaaatatagtcacAAATATATCCCATAAAATATTTGTGTAttgcttaaaaaattaattagtaaaaaattagaaaatgtttaaaaaatagataaaacataatttaacatAAACTTATACTCAactgtttatttttaatagttattgttttaaaacaaatgatcatgatttttatttaggctatatatatatatatatatatatatatatatatgaatacaaAAATTACTAGTATTTGTTAAATCAAAGTAAAAAGGGCCAAATAATCTAGCTTCGTGAAAACTTTCACGTTTGTCACGTTTTTAGCGTGCgagtaattttgttaaaattgaatATTAGTTAGTTTAAATTCTTATACTTTAAATATTACAAATGAATTcgatttttttggtgaaaataatttttaatctctCCATCGAACTCCAGATTAATGGAaggattaagaaaataaattataaataagtacTGTACTTTCGAAGCCTTTTCTAATATGGTTCCTATCTTAGGTCTTTTTTGACTCAATGgaataagttttaaaaactataattcatttggaaaattttatgaagagtttatttgaatatttgaagAGGGTATGCAATAAGGCTGcatataatatttatctaaCCTAGCTTTTTCTCAGGGCGATCGAAATATATATTGGGTTGAGAATGTTACTCATCCAATTTCTTCCATTATTACAGCTGATGTACTGCATATTTAAGTTGAATAAAACTCAATTCATtccgaaaaaaaattatgaaaatagttTATCACTCTTGTAagatttttaaacttaatttcataattttttggtataatgcatcaaaataaattaattttaacttattctAGTGTGTTTTATGACCAAATTCACACTATAAACGTTTATGtgatacaaaaatttatttaaaatgtccttaattaagttgtttattCAAACGTGCCTTAaatcacttatattttttaaattataattaaaatcttaagaaaatatgGTAACATAATAATGAGTTTGATCATTGAGTAAATTTTAGTTTAAGTCCAACcctttaaatttattgtttgaaCCGGAAGATGGTCTAAAACTaatttacatataaaatatgaactatataaaaaatttataaaaggtaataaatgaattttattaatttgaagaattaacaattatttggttcaacaatttaaatttaacctATTTTGacttatttgaaataattgtacaactgttcataacttttttttttttatgttttcgtATTATTTtcgtaataaatattttcttttttaattaatgtccaAAGAATATTAGTTAGTAACTAACAGagttataataaaaatgtaaaaataagtgATAGCTGCTGATTCTAGGTATTTAGTTTATAGCGAGACAAATAGGACCTTTTAAACCAATCCAGCTTCGACAACACAACGACCGCATGCAAGGCAACAGTGCTAGCACAGCATGGGGAAGGAACCTTACAGCACAAAACTAATATGCATTTAGCTGTTTTCTGGGTGGCTGAATATTCTTCTGTTTTTTGTCCCCattgttcctttttttctttcttcatactCAAATTTGTTAAATGATTTCTTGTAATAAGTTGTCTGCGATGATCACGAcaatgagaaaattaaaaagataaataatgaaGTCTGAAGGAATTAGAAATAAGTTTGAAAGAATTTTGCAAATTGATGAAGTAATTCTAAGAGAAGTTGTCCaaaagttagaaaaacaaaataagacgGAATTTTATGacaaaagagagagaatttAATAACATGTTTACCATGATAATacacatatattatatataatactcaagtctataaataaaactataaaagcacaaatagaagtaaaagaaaaacgAGCCAATAAGAAGAGATGGAGCGCAAAATTGTAGACACTGGAAGAGAACATGCAAATGACAGTCTACTACACAGGTCGCGAAGGTTCACAATCACAACAGTGGTATTTAATATGCTGGACTACATagatatttaataaattcaGAATTTTGATGATCATTTAATATATGAAACTAGACAATTTTATATGGTGttggttaaaaaaaatcgaACTTCAAAATTGTATAAACACCACCTACACACAAGTTTCACATATAAAGATTGAAATATGGCACAAGATATTGTTTGTCTGTGTCTGAAGTCTTATTCCTATTCCAATTGCATTTCATATGATGAACGCATACTTTTTTATTTGCAGATTATTCGCCCTACCTTCTCTGCAATCAGACATTTCTCTTCTGTCGCTAAAAAGGTATGTATTATTTTCTCATCTCTTATCTCTTACTATCAAATATCAAACTTGTCGTTGTTTCGATGCAGATGATTGTCAGAAAGGCTCTCAACTCCGCACTCAATGAGGAAATGTCAATTCATCCTAAATTCGAGTGAAAAgctttgataaagaaaatagagaaatgggaaatggaaaaaatatatttactttcattagtttttataatattttataattgattttatttaaaatataaattagatatCTCATGTATAATTTTCTCAATGTTTTAATATTAcaattaagtaaataaaagttaacaaatttgtATTGCTTATAAGGAACAAGATTTTATTCCTTAATTTTTCTCATTAATTGAGCGAG
The nucleotide sequence above comes from Glycine soja cultivar W05 chromosome 11, ASM419377v2, whole genome shotgun sequence. Encoded proteins:
- the LOC114374146 gene encoding protein CENTRORADIALIS-like; amino-acid sequence: MAKMSTDPLFIGRVIGDVLDSFTPTIKMTVTYKKQVYNGHEFFPSTITTRPKVEIGGGDMRSFYTLIMTDPDVPGPSDPYLREHLHWMVTDIPGTTNASFGNVLVSYEMPKPNIGIHRYVFVLFKQKRRQCVTRPPSSRDHFSTRKFSAENDLGLPVASVYFNAQRETAARRR